In Candidatus Nomurabacteria bacterium, the following proteins share a genomic window:
- a CDS encoding ATP-dependent helicase, with product MSGKTSDQKKENEVVFTEAYEGLNTEQKKAVDTIEGPVMVIAGPGTGKTQILTLRIANILRQTDTKPENILALTFTESGVRAMRTRLAGFIGSDAYHVPIHTFHSFAGEMIRKYPDSYQNIVGGRPASDLEKIMLIEDLLENGEYKQLRPHGDHTYYVKPVLNAISTLKKEDISPDKFATHIEGQISRLNDIEQYHTKGAHKGKVRGEYLTAEKFLNRNQELLSLYRQYISGLKAARLYDFEDMILDTIVALENNQEMLFDVQEQYQYILADEHQDVNQSQNHLIELVASYHENPNVFVVGDEKQAIYRFQGASLDNFLYFENVYKGATTISLTNNYRSDQFILDLAHECIKSDDPLLKDLRVPLTAFNKYEADITSQSFSHRAVEDTWLVDELKKHHGAGVSWQEMAVIVRTNNEIEQLATLMRKAGVPVSPSSDNDILSHPIFVAIKKLLRAVLDIKSEAALAEVLQAPYWGISASDMVAIFQAQSYEKPLREIVGSEENLKEAGVQNTESVLRITRLFEEARGLGATKTPAQILEFLLQESGFFNWVLKSEVYDAVRVVRRVYDEVEAMFDKKEALDLASVLTRFEMGERHNISISAPFIEIHSDAVGLMTAHKAKGLEFEVVVIPHLNDNVWGATTRSSTFELPVVKHEVEDVKAQAEDDERRLFYVALTRAKRVLTMSYSETNGEGKDLVPSRFLVGIEGEVNHKDTKDYENKFDPLGGLRSVPKPTIDPEFLRIALTKRGWSATSFNNYHKSPWEYIYKNVLRVPTIKTPELQFGSAVHSVLEKIVIKMSRGEKVEVTEIKVLLDQVLGKSLLTVAEFTRNHERAFNSIMAYLPHLESSLGKTYKTEYSLKAPLKTGLADFPEVMLSGNFDRLDFAEDGRVVKVVDYKTGKPKTRGVIEGKTKTSDGNYKRQLVFYALLLSLHKDEEFHCRTGVLSFVEPDTKGVIHEESFTILDEEIEELKGEIIKATDEVVSGHCLQIECDESKCDYCHLIKTFSSAK from the coding sequence ATGTCAGGAAAAACTAGTGATCAGAAAAAGGAGAATGAAGTGGTGTTTACGGAAGCTTATGAGGGGTTAAATACCGAGCAGAAAAAGGCGGTTGATACCATCGAGGGCCCGGTGATGGTAATCGCTGGGCCGGGTACCGGAAAGACGCAGATTTTGACTTTACGAATCGCTAATATCCTTAGACAAACTGATACTAAACCGGAAAATATCCTCGCCCTTACTTTTACCGAGTCAGGGGTGCGGGCGATGCGGACGCGTCTGGCTGGCTTTATCGGCTCTGATGCTTATCATGTGCCGATTCATACTTTTCATAGTTTTGCTGGGGAGATGATCCGGAAGTACCCGGATTCGTACCAAAATATTGTTGGCGGTCGGCCGGCGTCTGACTTGGAGAAAATCATGCTGATTGAGGACTTGCTCGAAAACGGTGAGTATAAGCAACTGCGCCCACATGGCGACCATACCTACTACGTCAAACCGGTCTTAAATGCTATCTCAACTCTAAAGAAAGAAGATATTTCACCGGATAAGTTTGCTACTCATATTGAAGGGCAAATAAGTCGACTAAATGACATTGAGCAGTATCACACCAAAGGCGCGCATAAAGGTAAGGTTCGTGGTGAATACTTAACTGCCGAAAAATTCTTAAACCGCAATCAAGAACTATTATCGCTTTATCGTCAATATATTTCAGGATTGAAGGCAGCGCGTCTCTATGACTTTGAGGATATGATCTTGGATACGATCGTGGCGCTCGAGAATAATCAAGAGATGCTGTTTGATGTACAGGAGCAATACCAATACATCTTGGCGGATGAGCATCAGGATGTGAATCAAAGTCAGAACCATTTGATTGAACTAGTGGCTTCTTATCATGAAAACCCTAACGTCTTTGTGGTAGGTGACGAGAAGCAGGCGATTTATCGTTTTCAGGGAGCATCACTCGATAACTTTTTATACTTTGAGAATGTCTATAAAGGAGCAACGACTATTTCTTTAACTAACAACTACCGCTCAGATCAATTTATTCTTGATTTGGCACATGAGTGTATAAAGTCAGATGATCCGCTCCTCAAAGACTTACGTGTACCACTGACGGCTTTTAATAAATACGAGGCGGATATAACTAGCCAAAGTTTTTCGCACCGCGCGGTTGAGGATACTTGGCTGGTGGATGAGCTTAAAAAACACCACGGCGCTGGTGTGTCGTGGCAGGAAATGGCGGTGATTGTGCGTACCAACAATGAAATAGAACAACTAGCCACCTTGATGCGTAAAGCCGGTGTACCGGTCTCACCTTCGTCTGATAATGATATTTTGAGTCATCCGATCTTTGTAGCTATCAAGAAACTTTTACGCGCTGTCTTAGATATAAAGTCAGAAGCAGCGTTGGCAGAAGTATTGCAGGCGCCATACTGGGGAATTTCTGCCAGTGATATGGTGGCGATATTTCAAGCGCAGTCTTATGAAAAACCGCTTCGAGAAATTGTTGGTAGTGAAGAAAATCTTAAGGAAGCTGGGGTGCAAAATACAGAATCAGTTTTGAGAATCACCAGATTATTCGAAGAAGCGCGCGGACTCGGTGCGACAAAAACGCCGGCGCAGATTTTGGAATTCTTGCTACAAGAAAGCGGGTTTTTCAACTGGGTTTTAAAGAGCGAGGTCTATGATGCGGTTAGGGTGGTGAGACGTGTGTATGATGAGGTGGAAGCAATGTTTGATAAAAAAGAAGCACTAGACTTGGCTTCAGTTTTAACTCGGTTTGAAATGGGGGAGCGGCATAATATTTCTATCAGTGCGCCGTTTATTGAAATTCATAGTGACGCGGTCGGACTCATGACGGCCCACAAAGCCAAAGGTTTGGAGTTTGAAGTGGTGGTGATACCGCACTTAAATGACAATGTTTGGGGCGCGACCACACGCTCGTCTACCTTTGAGTTGCCAGTGGTAAAGCATGAGGTGGAGGATGTAAAAGCGCAAGCGGAAGATGACGAACGTAGACTCTTCTATGTAGCTTTGACTCGCGCCAAAAGAGTATTAACCATGTCTTACTCTGAAACTAACGGTGAAGGAAAGGACTTGGTGCCGTCACGCTTTTTGGTTGGGATTGAAGGGGAAGTAAATCACAAGGATACAAAAGATTATGAAAATAAGTTTGATCCACTTGGTGGTCTGAGGTCAGTACCAAAGCCGACGATTGATCCGGAGTTTTTGCGGATAGCTTTAACTAAACGTGGTTGGTCAGCTACTTCTTTTAATAATTATCATAAGAGTCCGTGGGAATATATTTATAAAAATGTCTTACGGGTACCAACTATCAAGACTCCAGAGTTGCAGTTTGGTAGCGCGGTTCACTCGGTCTTGGAAAAGATTGTGATCAAAATGAGTCGAGGTGAGAAAGTGGAAGTTACCGAGATAAAAGTATTGCTAGATCAGGTGCTTGGAAAAAGTTTGTTAACTGTCGCTGAATTTACCCGCAATCACGAGCGTGCTTTTAACTCAATTATGGCTTATTTGCCGCACCTTGAAAGTTCGCTCGGTAAGACTTATAAGACTGAGTATTCGCTCAAGGCGCCACTTAAGACTGGCTTGGCAGATTTTCCGGAGGTAATGTTGAGTGGTAACTTTGATCGTCTGGATTTTGCAGAAGATGGGCGAGTGGTAAAAGTGGTCGACTACAAAACCGGCAAACCAAAAACTCGGGGAGTGATTGAAGGTAAGACCAAAACTAGTGACGGTAATTATAAGCGTCAATTAGTTTTCTATGCTTTGCTTCTGTCTTTGCATAAGGATGAAGAATTCCATTGTCGGACCGGCGTTTTGTCGTTTGTAGAGCCGGATACTAAAGGAGTGATACACGAAGAGTCTTTTACTATTCTTGATGAAGAGATAGAGGAACTGAAGGGAGAAATCATCAAAGCAACTGACGAGGTGGTTAGTGGTCATTGTCTTCAAATAGAATGCGATGAGTCAAAGTGCGACTATTGTCACTTAATTAAAACATTTTCTTCAGCAAAGTAA